In a genomic window of Nocardiopsis mwathae:
- the qcrA gene encoding cytochrome bc1 complex Rieske iron-sulfur subunit, protein MTENNTNPDNEAGADDRVIGTPSDASGDTIVAGSAEPHREHAGPYPAEETHTRSEEEQRKGEKIASAWFIIAFLAGIGFFVAYFAWPPNAADEPAIADPQIGQYSNMALGGTLALALFAIGAGMTVWARRVMPHYEVSSPYDELPSPPEEKKSFSEFFMKSADESGFLKRPLMRRTLLLAMAPMGLAPIVMLRDTGPLPGDKLHNTLWEKGMHIAVEGTHRKIKVSDLDEVGGMISALPYVEPSEENPHGAVSLNDQAKAVILLIKMPEDAWGPEMTEQKLNWTQDGIIAYSKICTHVGCPAALYERETHRILCPCHQSTFDAADAAKVVFGPAHRPLPQLPLSVDDEGYLVADGDFSQAVGPTFWDAEKEA, encoded by the coding sequence ATGACTGAAAACAACACCAACCCCGATAACGAGGCGGGTGCCGACGACCGCGTCATCGGCACCCCTTCGGACGCCTCCGGCGACACGATCGTCGCCGGTTCGGCGGAACCGCACCGTGAGCACGCCGGGCCGTATCCGGCCGAGGAGACGCACACGCGCTCCGAGGAGGAGCAGCGCAAGGGCGAGAAGATCGCCTCCGCGTGGTTCATCATCGCGTTCCTCGCCGGCATCGGCTTCTTCGTGGCCTACTTCGCGTGGCCGCCGAACGCCGCGGACGAGCCGGCGATCGCCGACCCGCAGATCGGCCAGTACTCGAACATGGCGCTGGGCGGCACGCTCGCCCTCGCCCTGTTCGCGATCGGCGCCGGCATGACGGTGTGGGCGCGCCGCGTGATGCCGCACTACGAGGTGTCCTCGCCCTACGACGAGCTCCCCTCCCCGCCGGAGGAGAAGAAGTCGTTCAGCGAGTTCTTCATGAAGAGCGCGGACGAGAGCGGGTTCCTCAAGCGCCCGCTGATGCGCCGCACCCTGCTGCTGGCGATGGCGCCGATGGGGCTCGCCCCCATCGTCATGCTGCGCGACACCGGGCCGCTCCCCGGCGACAAGCTGCACAACACCCTTTGGGAAAAGGGCATGCACATCGCCGTCGAGGGCACGCACCGCAAGATCAAGGTCTCGGACCTCGACGAGGTCGGCGGCATGATCTCGGCACTGCCCTACGTCGAGCCCAGCGAGGAGAACCCCCACGGGGCCGTCAGCCTCAACGACCAGGCCAAGGCCGTCATCCTGCTCATCAAGATGCCGGAGGACGCCTGGGGCCCGGAAATGACCGAGCAGAAGCTCAACTGGACGCAGGACGGGATCATCGCGTACTCCAAGATCTGCACGCACGTCGGCTGCCCGGCGGCGCTGTACGAGCGGGAGACGCACCGCATCCTGTGCCCGTGCCACCAGTCGACGTTCGACGCCGCCGATGCCGCCAAGGTCGTCTTCGGCCCCGCGCACCGGCCCCTGCCCCAGCTGCCGCTCTCGGTGGACGACGAGGGCTACCTGGTGGCGGACGGGGACTTCTCCCAAGCGGTCGGCCCGACGTTCTGGGACGCGGAGAAGGAGGCCTAG
- a CDS encoding Lrp/AsnC ligand binding domain-containing protein, with the protein MITAIVMIKADVDRIPEVAEAIAEIDGVSEVYSVTGGIDLIALVRVRRHEELADVIPGRVNRIPGIRSSDTHIAFNAYSRHDLQAAFSLGL; encoded by the coding sequence GTGATCACCGCGATCGTCATGATCAAGGCCGACGTGGACCGCATCCCGGAGGTCGCCGAGGCGATCGCCGAAATCGACGGCGTCAGCGAGGTGTACTCCGTCACCGGTGGCATCGATCTGATCGCGTTGGTCCGCGTGCGGCGGCACGAGGAGCTCGCCGACGTCATCCCGGGCCGGGTGAACAGGATCCCCGGTATCCGATCGTCCGACACCCACATCGCCTTCAACGCCTATTCCCGGCACGACCTGCAGGCCGCGTTCTCCCTCGGCCTCTGA
- the trpD gene encoding anthranilate phosphoribosyltransferase, whose amino-acid sequence MRTRERTWSDLITALLEGDSLSAEETEWAMNEIMSGSATDAQIAGFAIALRAKGASVEEVTGLASGMLDNAVQISVPGRTVDIVGTGGDLAHTVNVSTMAAIVAAAAGAKVVKHGNRAASSSCGTADVLERLGVVIDLPPEATARVADEAGITFCFAPLFHPSLRYAAKPRRELAVPTVFNFLGPLTNPARPGAGAIGVFDESMCATVAGVFARRGVSALVFRGDDGLDELTTTTTSGVWTVRDGEVHRETLDPVDLGIDRADPEALRGGDVEFNARVVRETIAGRHGPIRDAVLLNAAAAITAVDGLTGPLVDALRSGYERAAEAVDSGAAVRVLDRWVEVSQSHGKRV is encoded by the coding sequence TTGCGTACACGTGAGCGAACCTGGTCCGACCTGATCACCGCCCTGCTGGAGGGCGATTCCCTCTCCGCCGAGGAGACGGAGTGGGCGATGAACGAGATCATGTCGGGATCCGCGACCGACGCCCAGATCGCCGGATTCGCCATCGCGCTGCGGGCCAAGGGCGCCAGCGTGGAGGAGGTCACCGGTCTGGCCAGCGGAATGCTGGACAACGCCGTGCAGATCTCGGTTCCCGGCCGGACCGTCGACATCGTCGGCACCGGCGGTGACCTCGCACACACCGTCAACGTCTCGACGATGGCCGCCATCGTCGCGGCCGCGGCCGGAGCCAAGGTCGTCAAGCACGGCAACCGCGCGGCCTCGTCCTCCTGCGGCACCGCCGACGTGCTGGAGCGGCTCGGCGTGGTCATCGACCTTCCGCCGGAGGCGACCGCGCGAGTGGCCGACGAGGCGGGGATCACCTTCTGCTTCGCGCCGCTGTTCCACCCGTCGCTGCGCTACGCCGCCAAGCCCCGCCGCGAGCTCGCCGTGCCGACGGTGTTCAACTTCCTCGGACCGCTGACCAACCCGGCCCGCCCCGGGGCGGGCGCCATCGGCGTCTTCGACGAGAGCATGTGCGCCACCGTGGCCGGGGTGTTCGCCCGCCGCGGGGTCAGCGCACTGGTCTTCCGAGGGGACGACGGCCTGGACGAACTGACCACCACGACGACCTCGGGGGTGTGGACGGTCCGCGACGGCGAGGTGCACCGGGAGACCCTGGACCCGGTGGACCTCGGCATCGACCGGGCGGACCCCGAGGCTCTGCGCGGCGGTGACGTCGAGTTCAACGCCCGGGTGGTGCGCGAGACCATCGCCGGGCGCCACGGTCCGATCCGCGATGCCGTGCTGCTGAACGCGGCCGCGGCGATCACGGCCGTCGACGGCCTCACCGGTCCCCTGGTGGACGCTCTGCGGTCCGGCTACGAGCGGGCCGCCGAGGCCGTCGACAGCGGCGCCGCGGTTCGGGTGCTCGACCGCTGGGTCGAGGTCAGCCAGTCCCACGGCAAGCGCGTCTAG
- a CDS encoding L,D-transpeptidase has product MAGLTLALTAACTGPDGADTSTAGAEAAGDEVKIAISPEDGTTKVRPNLPVTVTADGGTITDVTIEQSQNTEADAQNPADGEGTEAGEAEDGEDTPDVDEVTGTLNEDKTEWVSDWNLIPGSDITVTALAENEAGEETEVISEFSTLEAAPGQRLELQSNFPTSGQEVGVGMPVIVNFDMPVENKAQVENSMEVTSEETVEGAWNWFGDKMAVFRPKEYWQPNQDVSVDLHLAGTEASDGVYGVKNYRIDFRVSREQISTIENDEYTMVVERDGKQIKSFPISNGDGSTRAYTTTSGTHLLMEKYEHLVMDSSTVGVPVDSPDGYKLDVNYAVRFSNSGEFTHAAPWNNRLGQANLSHGCTNMSVADAKWYFENALMGDVLVINGTDRQLEVDNGWGYWQRSWDEWLEHSETGEADTTDGNGTPGDVHGEAV; this is encoded by the coding sequence ATGGCCGGTCTGACCCTCGCCCTCACCGCGGCATGTACGGGTCCGGACGGTGCCGATACCAGCACCGCCGGGGCCGAGGCCGCCGGTGACGAGGTCAAGATCGCGATCAGTCCGGAGGACGGCACCACGAAGGTGCGCCCGAACCTGCCCGTGACCGTGACCGCGGACGGCGGCACCATCACCGATGTCACGATCGAGCAGTCGCAGAACACCGAGGCCGACGCGCAGAACCCCGCAGACGGTGAGGGCACCGAGGCGGGCGAGGCCGAGGACGGCGAGGACACGCCCGACGTCGACGAGGTCACCGGAACCCTCAACGAGGACAAGACCGAGTGGGTCAGTGACTGGAACCTCATCCCGGGCTCCGACATCACCGTGACCGCCCTCGCCGAGAACGAGGCCGGTGAGGAGACGGAGGTCATCAGCGAGTTCAGCACACTGGAGGCCGCCCCCGGCCAGCGGCTGGAGCTCCAGTCCAACTTCCCCACCAGTGGCCAGGAGGTCGGTGTGGGGATGCCGGTCATCGTCAACTTCGACATGCCGGTGGAGAACAAGGCGCAGGTCGAGAACTCCATGGAGGTGACCTCCGAGGAGACGGTCGAGGGCGCCTGGAACTGGTTCGGCGACAAGATGGCGGTGTTCCGCCCCAAGGAGTACTGGCAGCCGAACCAGGACGTCAGCGTCGACCTGCACCTGGCCGGCACCGAGGCCTCCGACGGTGTCTACGGGGTGAAGAACTACCGCATCGACTTCCGCGTCAGCCGCGAGCAGATCAGCACCATCGAGAACGACGAGTACACGATGGTCGTCGAGCGGGACGGGAAGCAGATCAAGTCCTTCCCGATCAGCAACGGCGACGGCAGCACCCGGGCCTACACCACCACCAGCGGCACCCACCTGCTGATGGAGAAGTACGAGCACCTGGTCATGGACTCCTCCACGGTGGGCGTCCCGGTGGACAGCCCCGACGGCTACAAGCTGGACGTCAACTACGCGGTCCGGTTCTCCAACAGCGGTGAGTTCACCCACGCGGCGCCGTGGAACAACCGGCTCGGCCAGGCCAACCTGAGCCACGGCTGCACCAACATGAGCGTGGCCGACGCCAAGTGGTACTTCGAGAACGCGCTCATGGGCGACGTGCTGGTGATCAACGGCACCGACCGCCAGCTGGAGGTGGACAACGGCTGGGGCTACTGGCAGCGCTCGTGGGACGAGTGGCTGGAGCACAGCGAGACGGGCGAGGCCGACACCACCGACGGCAACGGCACCCCGGGCGACGTCCACGGCGAGGCCGTCTGA
- the ctaD gene encoding aa3-type cytochrome oxidase subunit I, protein MTTATETSVAAGPRPTRKGSIIVNWMTSTDHKTIGYMYLITSFAFFLFGGVLALIIRAELFLPGMQVVTKEEFNQLFTMHGTIMLLMFATPLFVGFANIIMPLQIGAPDVAFPRMNIFGYYLFLFGSLIAIGGFLTPGGAASFGWFAYTPLSDAVRSPGLGGDLWILGLIVSGLGTILAAVNFITTGLCMRAPGMTMFRMSIFSWNAMLTSVLVLIAFPVLTAALIALGADRMIGTNVYNAEHGGAILWQHLFWFFGHPEVYIIALPFFGIATEILPVFSRKPIFGYKSLVGATIAIAGLSVTVWAHHMFPTGAVLLPFFSFMTFLIAVPTGVKFFNWIGTMWRGQIVMASPMLFVIGFLVTFLFGGLTGVLLASPPIDFHVTDSYFVVAHFHYVVFGTVVFAMFAGFYFWWPKFTGKMLDEKLAKAHFWVLFFGFHGTFLVQHWLGAAGFPRRYADYLPTDGFTLLNQISSVSSFILGASTLIFFWNMWITHKNPKKVEVDDPWEYGCSLEWATSCPPPRHNFTSLPRIRSERPAFDLHHPHAAAPGAHPEPANTK, encoded by the coding sequence ATGACGACGGCAACCGAGACGAGTGTGGCGGCCGGCCCCCGGCCGACGCGCAAGGGGTCGATCATCGTCAACTGGATGACGTCGACCGACCACAAGACGATCGGGTACATGTACCTGATCACTTCGTTCGCGTTCTTCCTGTTCGGCGGAGTGCTGGCGCTGATCATCCGCGCCGAGCTGTTCCTGCCGGGCATGCAGGTCGTGACGAAGGAAGAGTTCAACCAGCTCTTCACCATGCACGGCACGATCATGCTGCTGATGTTCGCGACCCCGTTGTTCGTCGGGTTCGCCAACATCATCATGCCGCTGCAGATCGGCGCCCCCGACGTGGCGTTCCCGAGGATGAACATCTTCGGGTACTACCTGTTCCTCTTCGGCAGCCTCATCGCCATCGGCGGGTTCCTCACCCCCGGCGGTGCGGCGAGCTTCGGGTGGTTCGCCTACACGCCGCTCTCCGACGCGGTCCGCTCGCCGGGCCTCGGCGGTGACCTGTGGATCCTGGGCCTGATCGTCAGCGGTCTGGGCACCATCCTGGCGGCGGTCAACTTCATCACCACCGGCCTGTGCATGCGCGCTCCGGGCATGACGATGTTCCGGATGTCGATCTTCTCCTGGAACGCCATGCTGACCAGCGTTCTGGTGCTGATCGCGTTCCCGGTCCTCACCGCGGCCCTGATCGCGCTCGGCGCCGACCGCATGATCGGCACGAACGTGTACAACGCCGAGCACGGCGGCGCCATCCTGTGGCAGCACCTGTTCTGGTTCTTCGGCCACCCCGAGGTGTACATCATCGCGCTGCCGTTCTTCGGTATCGCGACCGAGATCCTGCCGGTGTTCAGCCGCAAGCCGATCTTCGGCTACAAGAGCCTCGTCGGCGCGACCATCGCGATCGCGGGCCTGTCCGTCACGGTCTGGGCGCACCACATGTTCCCGACCGGCGCGGTGCTGCTGCCGTTCTTCTCGTTCATGACCTTCCTGATCGCGGTCCCGACCGGTGTGAAGTTCTTCAACTGGATCGGCACCATGTGGCGCGGGCAGATCGTCATGGCCAGCCCGATGCTGTTCGTCATCGGGTTCCTGGTGACGTTCCTCTTCGGTGGCCTCACCGGTGTGCTCCTGGCCTCCCCGCCGATCGACTTCCACGTCACCGACAGCTACTTCGTGGTGGCCCACTTCCACTACGTGGTCTTCGGCACCGTGGTCTTCGCGATGTTCGCCGGCTTCTACTTCTGGTGGCCGAAGTTCACCGGGAAGATGCTGGACGAGAAGCTCGCCAAGGCGCACTTCTGGGTGCTGTTCTTCGGCTTCCACGGCACCTTCCTGGTGCAGCACTGGCTGGGCGCCGCGGGCTTCCCGCGCCGTTACGCCGACTACCTGCCGACCGACGGGTTCACCCTGCTGAACCAGATCTCGTCGGTCAGCTCGTTCATCCTCGGCGCCTCGACGCTCATCTTCTTCTGGAACATGTGGATCACCCACAAGAACCCGAAGAAGGTCGAGGTCGACGACCCGTGGGAGTACGGCTGCTCCCTGGAGTGGGCCACCTCCTGCCCGCCGCCGCGGCACAACTTCACGTCGCTGCCGCGCATCCGGTCCGAGCGCCCGGCGTTCGACCTCCACCACCCGCACGCTGCCGCTCCGGGCGCACACCCGGAACCGGCGAACACGAAGTAG
- a CDS encoding response regulator transcription factor — protein sequence MANNDRDSAQHGPKMRILVYSSDAAVREQVRLAIGRRPAADVPKVEIIECATSPVALKHLEDSGIDVAVLDGEAAPVGGMGLCRQIKDEIYQSPPVLVLIGRRDDGWLAAWSRADKAVSHPIDPVALAEALAELMRTRAARPAAS from the coding sequence ATGGCGAACAACGACCGCGACTCCGCGCAGCACGGCCCGAAGATGCGGATCCTCGTCTACAGCAGCGACGCCGCGGTACGCGAGCAGGTGCGGCTCGCGATCGGCCGCCGTCCGGCCGCCGACGTCCCCAAGGTCGAGATCATCGAGTGCGCCACGTCCCCGGTCGCGCTCAAGCACCTGGAGGACAGCGGCATCGACGTCGCCGTTCTCGACGGCGAGGCCGCCCCGGTCGGCGGGATGGGGCTGTGCCGCCAGATCAAGGACGAGATCTACCAGTCGCCGCCGGTGCTGGTGCTCATCGGCCGCCGCGACGACGGCTGGCTGGCGGCGTGGTCGCGCGCCGACAAGGCCGTCAGCCACCCGATCGACCCGGTGGCGCTGGCCGAGGCGCTGGCCGAACTGATGCGGACGCGCGCCGCGCGGCCGGCCGCGAGCTAG
- the qcrB gene encoding cytochrome bc1 complex cytochrome b subunit produces the protein MSTTPEAPKALRNIGNYIDDRFHLSKTGEKNLRKVFPNHWSFMLGEIALYSFIILIITGIFLTFWFIPSMAEVTYDGSYERLNGVEMSEAYASTLYIDFDVRGGFLVRQIHHWAALIFVASLVVHMLRVFFTGAFRKPREINWLIGVAIFALAMVEGLFGYSLPDDLPSGMGVRILQGVIIALPLVGTYLSMFLFGGEFPGDEIITRLYMLHILLIPGILLALIVAHFMILWHQKHTQYPGKGKTEKKVVGTPMFPGFAVKAGGFFFFVFAIMAGLSAFVQINPIHLFGPFSPTSITSGLQPDWYMGFMEGSLRVFPNWFDFQIFGYAVPTGVLVPGLVIPGLIFGGLAAWPFLEQWITGDKRHHNVADRPRNAPVRTGLGVAGMTFYGLLWMAGSNDVLSETFSISLYATTYFFRIFLIAGPIIAFIITKRICLGLQRRDRETLEHGYESGTIQQLPSGEFVEVHKESSDDTVHVLQAKQPVERIDVDAVDEHGVEAPEARGVMGRMRAALAHWYTKDNISFEGVEPHSGHHLHHGAHGAEEETKAGSSS, from the coding sequence ATGAGTACGACCCCAGAGGCGCCCAAGGCGCTGCGGAACATCGGCAACTACATCGATGACCGCTTCCACCTGTCGAAGACCGGTGAGAAGAACCTGCGCAAGGTCTTCCCGAACCACTGGTCCTTCATGCTGGGCGAGATCGCCCTGTACTCGTTCATCATCCTCATCATCACCGGAATCTTCCTGACGTTCTGGTTCATTCCGAGCATGGCCGAGGTCACCTACGACGGCTCCTATGAGCGCCTCAACGGTGTCGAGATGAGCGAGGCCTACGCGTCCACGCTGTACATCGACTTCGATGTGCGCGGCGGGTTCCTGGTCCGGCAGATCCACCACTGGGCGGCGCTGATCTTCGTCGCCTCGCTGGTGGTGCACATGCTTCGGGTGTTCTTCACCGGAGCGTTCCGCAAGCCGCGCGAGATCAACTGGCTGATCGGTGTCGCGATCTTCGCCCTGGCGATGGTCGAGGGCCTCTTCGGCTACTCGCTGCCGGACGACCTGCCCTCGGGCATGGGTGTCCGCATCCTGCAGGGTGTGATCATCGCGCTGCCGCTGGTCGGCACGTATCTCAGCATGTTCCTCTTCGGCGGGGAGTTCCCCGGCGACGAGATCATCACGCGGCTGTACATGCTGCACATCCTGCTGATCCCCGGGATCCTGCTGGCGCTGATCGTGGCGCACTTCATGATCCTGTGGCACCAGAAGCACACGCAGTACCCCGGGAAGGGGAAGACCGAGAAGAAGGTCGTCGGTACGCCGATGTTCCCCGGGTTCGCCGTCAAGGCGGGCGGGTTCTTCTTCTTCGTCTTCGCGATCATGGCCGGGCTCAGCGCGTTCGTGCAGATCAACCCGATCCACCTGTTCGGCCCGTTCAGCCCGACATCCATCACCTCGGGTCTGCAGCCCGACTGGTACATGGGCTTCATGGAGGGGTCGCTGCGGGTCTTCCCGAACTGGTTCGACTTCCAGATCTTCGGCTACGCCGTTCCGACCGGCGTGCTGGTCCCGGGCCTGGTGATTCCGGGACTGATCTTCGGTGGTCTGGCGGCCTGGCCGTTCCTGGAGCAGTGGATCACCGGCGACAAGCGCCACCACAACGTGGCCGACCGCCCGCGCAACGCGCCGGTCCGCACCGGCCTGGGTGTCGCCGGCATGACCTTCTACGGTCTGCTCTGGATGGCCGGGTCGAACGACGTCCTGTCGGAGACCTTCTCGATCAGCCTGTACGCGACGACGTATTTCTTCCGGATCTTCCTGATCGCCGGACCGATCATCGCGTTCATCATCACCAAGCGCATCTGCCTGGGCCTGCAGCGCCGGGACCGGGAGACGCTGGAGCACGGCTACGAGAGCGGCACCATCCAGCAGCTGCCCAGCGGTGAGTTCGTCGAGGTCCACAAGGAGTCCTCGGACGACACCGTGCACGTGCTGCAGGCCAAGCAGCCGGTCGAGCGGATCGACGTCGATGCCGTCGACGAGCACGGTGTCGAGGCCCCGGAGGCCCGTGGCGTCATGGGGCGGATGCGCGCCGCCCTGGCCCACTGGTACACGAAGGACAACATCTCCTTCGAGGGCGTCGAGCCGCACAGCGGCCACCACCTCCACCACGGCGCGCACGGTGCCGAGGAGGAGACCAAGGCCGGCTCGTCCTCCTGA
- a CDS encoding cytochrome c oxidase subunit 4, translated as MKMQAYLFMGVSTFFGLCAALYAYWAWVAEGQIEWTGTTALVVAIGFGWMVGFWLWQAARRSEAWHGLPPEERLDGEIVEGAGEYGFFSPHSWWPLFVAMAVAFTAVGVAIGWWMVLIGGFAVIMTSIGWVFEYYRGEFQH; from the coding sequence ATGAAGATGCAGGCATACCTGTTCATGGGCGTCTCCACCTTCTTCGGCCTGTGTGCGGCGCTGTACGCCTATTGGGCCTGGGTGGCCGAGGGCCAGATCGAGTGGACCGGCACGACCGCCCTGGTCGTCGCGATCGGGTTCGGCTGGATGGTCGGCTTCTGGTTGTGGCAGGCCGCCCGTCGTAGCGAGGCCTGGCACGGGCTGCCGCCGGAGGAGCGCCTCGACGGCGAGATCGTCGAAGGCGCCGGCGAGTACGGGTTCTTCAGCCCGCACAGCTGGTGGCCGCTGTTCGTGGCCATGGCGGTCGCGTTCACCGCGGTGGGTGTGGCGATCGGCTGGTGGATGGTCCTCATCGGCGGGTTCGCCGTGATCATGACCTCCATCGGCTGGGTCTTCGAGTACTACCGCGGAGAGTTCCAGCACTGA
- the ctaE gene encoding aa3-type cytochrome oxidase subunit III, which produces MHGAAKRPDLVSVGTIVWLANELMFFAALFAMYFTIRSVTVGNPDLGPWPEVEPDVGYALVFTIILVASSFTAQAGVWAAERGDVRKLRMWFFISFLMGLVFVLGQANEYRELVHEGLTLQSSAYGSMFYLTTGFHGLHVIGGLIAFLLLLGRTYAAKRFTHQQATSAIVVSYYWHFVDVVWVALFATIYFIQ; this is translated from the coding sequence GTGCATGGTGCGGCTAAGCGACCTGACCTGGTGAGCGTTGGCACCATCGTGTGGTTGGCCAACGAGCTCATGTTCTTCGCAGCGCTGTTCGCGATGTACTTCACCATCCGATCGGTGACCGTGGGCAACCCCGACCTGGGGCCCTGGCCGGAGGTCGAGCCCGACGTCGGCTACGCCCTCGTGTTCACCATCATTCTGGTGGCCTCCAGCTTCACCGCGCAGGCCGGCGTCTGGGCCGCCGAGCGCGGTGACGTGCGGAAGCTCCGTATGTGGTTCTTCATCTCGTTCCTCATGGGCCTGGTCTTCGTACTCGGCCAGGCGAACGAATACCGAGAGCTCGTCCACGAGGGACTGACCCTGCAGTCCAGCGCCTACGGCTCGATGTTCTACCTCACCACGGGTTTCCACGGTCTCCACGTGATCGGTGGGCTGATCGCGTTCCTGCTCCTGCTGGGACGCACGTACGCCGCGAAGCGCTTCACCCACCAGCAGGCCACGAGCGCGATCGTTGTGTCCTACTACTGGCACTTCGTCGATGTGGTCTGGGTCGCTTTGTTCGCAACCATCTACTTCATTCAGTAA
- a CDS encoding rhomboid family intramembrane serine protease yields the protein MAGIPLSDDYRGRRVPVVTYLLIAACVSVYLLSPMSMLAFWYGDSLVSRVCPVDVYVWRWGAIPVELLSGDQLPYSGGCSGGEFTKVPWVSAFTAMFLHGDAVHLMSNMVFLFVFGPVVEDRLGRLRYLGLYTATGLIATYAYALGTPDADMPLVGASGAVSGVLGAYLLVQRRSRIIFLALFVLPIRLPGWVMVGTYFVLQYFLYVSVSLFPSADGDSGNIAYAAHVYGFIGGVIGGLLIHRIRWRAGTRLSDVY from the coding sequence ATGGCAGGCATCCCGCTCAGCGACGACTACCGGGGCCGCCGGGTACCCGTCGTCACCTACCTGCTGATCGCCGCCTGTGTCAGCGTCTATCTGCTGTCGCCCATGTCGATGCTGGCGTTCTGGTACGGCGACTCCCTGGTGTCCCGCGTGTGCCCGGTGGACGTGTACGTCTGGCGCTGGGGCGCCATCCCGGTCGAGCTCCTGAGCGGCGATCAGCTCCCCTACTCCGGCGGCTGCTCCGGCGGGGAGTTCACCAAGGTCCCCTGGGTCTCGGCGTTCACCGCGATGTTCCTGCACGGCGACGCCGTCCACCTGATGAGCAACATGGTGTTCCTGTTCGTGTTCGGCCCCGTGGTCGAGGACCGGCTGGGCCGCCTGCGCTACCTGGGCCTGTACACGGCCACCGGGCTCATCGCGACCTACGCCTACGCACTGGGGACGCCCGACGCCGACATGCCGCTGGTCGGCGCCTCAGGGGCGGTCTCCGGCGTGCTGGGCGCCTACCTGCTGGTGCAGCGCCGCAGCCGGATCATCTTCCTCGCGCTGTTCGTGCTGCCGATCCGGCTCCCGGGGTGGGTGATGGTCGGCACCTACTTCGTCCTTCAGTATTTTCTCTACGTCAGCGTGTCGCTGTTCCCCAGCGCCGACGGGGACAGCGGCAACATCGCCTATGCCGCGCACGTCTACGGTTTCATCGGCGGGGTGATCGGTGGGCTGCTGATCCACCGCATACGCTGGCGTGCGGGCACGCGCCTGTCGGACGTGTACTGA
- the qcrC gene encoding cytochrome bc1 complex diheme cytochrome c subunit, producing MKWITARRRHPLAGYVVVILALGLFGLGYAFVAPTGTDRAEAQTLAAEKVDDRQPDAQRGKDIFNKTCASCHGLTGGGSANGPDITGSGEAAVNFQVSTGRMPSMDPDTQMPRKPQAITDEELDDLIAYYNAEIGDGPKIPYDVPGNAPQRGDFDDEESFESAKAEYDDAYEKYLAGAQDTEAGMKLYLTNCAHCHSWSGAGGALTGGKYAPEIHDATPRQIYEAMLTGPGQMPVFNDTTVTPTEKQELISYVKTLQYEPNAGGIFDLNRIGQVAEGFIGWTVGLTLIVACAIWITAKQRAHD from the coding sequence GTGAAATGGATTACCGCGCGGCGACGGCATCCCCTTGCGGGGTATGTCGTCGTCATACTCGCGCTTGGCCTCTTCGGTCTGGGCTACGCCTTCGTGGCGCCCACCGGGACCGACAGGGCCGAGGCGCAGACACTTGCCGCCGAAAAGGTCGACGACCGTCAGCCTGACGCTCAGCGGGGCAAGGACATCTTCAACAAGACCTGTGCGAGCTGCCACGGTCTGACCGGCGGAGGCTCCGCCAACGGCCCGGACATCACCGGTTCCGGTGAGGCCGCGGTCAACTTCCAGGTGAGCACCGGGCGTATGCCGTCCATGGACCCGGACACGCAGATGCCGCGGAAGCCGCAGGCCATCACCGATGAGGAGCTCGACGACCTCATCGCGTACTACAACGCCGAGATCGGCGACGGCCCGAAGATCCCCTACGACGTCCCGGGCAACGCTCCGCAGCGAGGCGACTTCGACGACGAGGAGTCCTTCGAGTCCGCCAAGGCGGAGTACGACGACGCCTACGAGAAGTACCTCGCAGGGGCCCAGGACACCGAGGCGGGCATGAAGCTGTACCTGACCAACTGTGCGCACTGCCACAGCTGGTCCGGTGCCGGCGGCGCGCTCACCGGCGGCAAGTACGCGCCCGAGATCCACGACGCCACACCGCGTCAGATCTATGAGGCCATGCTCACCGGGCCCGGGCAGATGCCCGTGTTCAACGACACCACCGTCACGCCGACGGAGAAGCAGGAACTGATCTCGTACGTGAAGACCCTGCAGTACGAGCCGAACGCGGGCGGAATCTTCGACCTGAACCGCATCGGCCAGGTCGCCGAAGGCTTCATCGGCTGGACCGTCGGTCTCACCCTGATCGTGGCCTGCGCGATCTGGATCACCGCGAAGCAGCGAGCCCATGACTGA